The genomic window TTTTCGCGAAGCACGACGAGCTCTACTGGAACGCGATTGGTACCAGCTGGGTCTTTCCGATCGATAGCGGCACGGTCGAAGTCCGGTTGCCCGAGGCGGTTCCGGTGGAGCGCGTGACCGCGGAAGCTTACACTGGAGCGCAGGGGGCAAGGGGAAGTGCTTATGTCGCCGAAGTCGCGGCGCCCGGTATGGCGCGATACCGTCTCACTGCGCCGCTCCCGCCAAACGAAGGATTTACCGTCGTCCTGACTTTTCCAAAAGGCATCGTTTCCGCACCAGGTGACGCGGAGCGAGCGCAGTCATTCCTGCGCGACAACAGGGGGGTGCTGGTCGCGTTCGCGGGCCTTCTGGTGTTACTGGCGTACATGTGGCGCGAATGGAGCCGCGTCGGACGCGACCCGCGGAAGGGGATCGTCATCGCTCGATACGAGCCGCGGCCGGGTCAAACACCGGCCGGTCTGAGGTTCATGCAGCGCATGGGTTACGACATGCGTTGTTTCAGCGCGGATGTACTTGCTCTCGCGGTCGCCGGCTACATCGGAATCAACCGCGACGAGAAGTTCCTTAAGGATGAGTGGCGGCTCGATCGCGGAGCATCTGCATCGCCGCCCACGCCGGAGCCGACACAGCTCGCATTGCTGCAGAAATTGTTTTCCGCCGACCGCGAGAGTGTAGTTCTCAAGAACAAGAACGCCGCTATCCTCTCCAAGGTGCGCGATGCGCATTCAAAATCGTTGCGCGGCGAATTCGATCCCCGATACTTCAAGGTCAATGGTGGAAAAGTGGGGATCGCGATTGTCATTGCGGTTGTGACCGGTGGTCTTGCGTTCATCGGCTCTGGCGGGTACGGGATTCCCGCAATAATAGTGGCGGTCGTATTGATGCTGATCAGCGTGAGCATCTTTGCGAGGCTCGTGCGCGCTCCAACCGCCGAGGGCAGGGAGCTGCTCGACGAGATAGAGGGGCTCAAGCTGTACATGAAGGTGGCCGAGCGTGACGAGCTTTCGCAGATGCGGGGTCCGGATGAGCCTTCGCTCGATGCAAAGCGCTACGAGACCATGCTGCCATTTGCCGTTGCCCTGGAAGTTGAAGACGCCTGGACCGACAAATTCACACAGGCCGTGGGTGAGGCGGTAGCGGCTACAACCGCCAACAGCATGACATGGTACAGTGGTCGGGGACCGATATCCAACCTCGGCGATTTCAGCAACGCAATCGGATCCAGTCTAAGTTCTCAGATATCCTCTGCGTCGACGCCGCCTGGCGGCAGCTCGGGGTCGGGAGGCGGGGGGTCGTCAGGAGGCGGCGGAGGGGGTGGCGGTGGCGGCGGACGTTAAAGGGAAACATGAACTTCGATTCGATGCGTTTGTGGCGGTGGCTGTGAACGCCAGAGGAAAACATGAACTTCGATCTCAATGCTTCACTGGAAGTGCTCGCGCGTACTCCCCCCGCCCTTCACGCATTGTTGAGCGGACTTGAAACACGATGGACGCTGCCAAACGAAGGCGCCGATACGTTCAGCCCGTTTGACGTCGTCGGGCACCTCATTGACGGCGAAGAAACCGACTGGATTACTCGCGCGCGGATTGTTCTGGCAAAAGGCCCCGACATAACCTTCGAACGTTACGACCGCTTTCGTCATCGCGAACGGAACGCAGGCCGGTCGCTGGACTCGCTCCTCGATGAGTTTTCAAGGCTTCGCACGGCGAATCTTGCGCTGGTGCAGTCGTGGCAATTGCAACAGGCAGATCTCGATCTTCCTGGCCTGCATCCCGTGCTCGGCAGCGTAATCCTCAGTCAGTTGTTCGCGGCGTGGGTCGTTCACGATCTCGGGCACATCGCGCAAATATCGCGCGTGATGGCCAAGCAGTATCGGGATGCTACAGGCCCGTGGGAGCGTTTTCTACCAGTTCTGACCGACCACGAACAGCCTCGGTCCTAACTGGCCCCTCGCCGCCCATCCACGCATTTTCCTCCACCTTCACCAGCGAGTTGATCTGACCTCGGCCTTCGATCGCCTATCCGAAGACCTTGCCGGCCAATACCGCCTCGAGCGTGAAATCGGCGCGGGCGGCATGGCTACCGTTTATCTCGCGACCGACCTCCGTCATGAGCGGCAGGTCGCTGTTAAAGTGCTACGCCCGGATCTGTCGGCTTCCATCGGGAGCGAACGCTTCTTTCAGGAAATCCGCATCGCGGCGCGCCTCGGGCATCCGCATATCGTGCCGCTGCTCGATTCCGGCGCTGTGGGCGCCGAACGCGCGACTCTTTATTACGTCATGCCGTACATCACCGGCGAGTCGTTGCGACAACGGCTTGCGCGTGAAGGCGAGCTGCCGGTGCCGGACGCGGTTCGCATCATGCGCGACGTGGCCGATGCGCTGGCGCACGCGCATGATCACGGGGTGGTGCACCGCGACATCAAGCCGGAGAACATCCTGCTCAGCGGCCGGCATGCACTGGTTACTGACTTCGGCGTCGCGAAAGCGGTGAGCGATGCCGCAGGCCGCAGCCGGGTGACCACCGCTGGCGTGGCGCTCGGCACGCCGGCGTACATGGCGCCGGAGCAGGCAGTTGCCGATCCTCATGTGGATCACCGCGCCGATGTCTACGCCCTCGGAGTGGTCGGCTACGAGATGGTGGCGGGCGAACCGCCATTCACTGGCGTGACGCCGCAGCAGGTGCTGGCCGCGCACGTGACCGAGCTTCCGCGGCACGTCACGGCGCGACGCCAGGGTGTACCGGCGGCTCTGGCCGACGCGATCATGCGTTGTCTCGAGAAAAAAGCCGCCGACCGATGGCAGACAGCCGGCGCGCTGCTGACGCAGCTCGAGCTGGTCCAGACGCCCACCGGCGGCAGCACGCCCACCGACACGCGGCCGTACCCGGCGGTCAGCGCGAATGCCCACCGGCGTTGGACTGTGGCGGCGGTCGCTGCTGCCCTTATCGTCGTCGTCGCGGCATTGGGCATCTGGGGCGGCCGCTCGTTCTCCAGCCGGTCGTCAGCAGTGAGCCTGCGCGACCGCACCCAGCTCACCTTCACTGGCCGCATCCAGACGCCGTCGATCTCGCCCGACGGCAAGCAGCTCGCATACGTCACCAAGGAGTGCACGGAAACCACCTGCGCCTACGCCGTGGACGTGCAGGACATCGGCGGGGCGGCAAGCCGGCGCGTGCTGGAGGCCGCAGCGTCGGCATACTTCATAGAATGGAGTCCCGACCGGCGGCACCTGCTAGTAACCGGGACTATTGGCCGCCGGTGGGGAACCCACCTCGTTGCCCTGCTGGGAGGTCAACCCCGCTGGGTGGGAACGGGCGGCAGCTTCGGCGGCGGCGCGACGTTCTTTGCGGGTGGTGATTCGCTGTTGCTAATGCCGTCGACGGGGATCGACAGCGTCCAGTGGATTCGGGTGACGACGCTGGCGGGCGCGGTACACGACAGCATACGTATTGAGACAGAAGGGTCGCGGTCCGCTGGCATCGCGGCTGTGCCCGGCACGCAGTGGATCATCCTGTCGCTGGTGAAGTCATCGCTCCTGCAGCAGCGGATCATCGATCGGCAGGGCCGGGAGGTTGGACGCATCACCGGACCTTCAGGGCCCGTCCGGACGAGCGGCGACGCGCTGTGGCAGAGCGGCGCGCGTGACGCGATCGCGCTGTGGCAGAGCGGCGCGGGTGAAGCGGTCAGAGCCATCACGCGAACCCCGCTCGATCCTAGCTCAGGCCGCCTGGGCTCGCGCACCGATACCGTCTACGCCGGCCGTTTCACAAGCTTCTCGGTGACCGCCGACGGAGGCGCGCTGGTGGTGGACGACGGCGCGTACCAGCACAGCGTTTATGCACTGGAAATGTCGGATGTGCTCGCTGGCCGGTTTCCCGACAGCCGCCGGCTCGCGCGCGCGTCCACTCCTATCTGGGCTCACCTTTCACCCGACGGTAGCCGGGCCCTGCTCTGGCGTACCGTGCCTGCCACTTCTGGCGCCACAGAATTTCGCTGGTCCCTTCGGTTATTTGAGGGCGCGACCGAGTCTCCGCTGAGCCTTCCGGCGGGCACCCACCGCGCCTTCTGGGAGGACCCGGCAACCCTCGCGATATCGGTGCTTGACGGAACTGGACGCAGCCTGTCGCTTCTGGATATTGAAACCGGGAGGCGCCGGCACGAGTTCGCTGTTGATTCCATTGCCTGGGACTTTGAACCCCTTCCCGGCGGAGGGTGGATGTGGATCCCGGATGGCGGACAAACCGTCCAGATCCATGCAGCGGGGCAGACGCGTACCGTTCCGAAGCCCCCGTGGTACGATGTCATCACGGAGGTGAGTGCCTCCCCGCGCGGCCGCGCAGCGCTCAAGGGATGGAACGTCGCAACCTCCGACAGTATGCGCCTGAGCGAGATCTCGCTCACTGACGGTGCCGTAATTCCCTGGGCGACAGAGTTCGTAGACGACGGCCGCTTCAGGGTGCTCGCCGACGGATCGATGTTTTTTCTCGCCTGGGAGGCGGCGTCGACGGCGGTTCTCTATCACGTCACAGCTCCGGGCGTGCAGCGGCGGCTGGGTGTCGTGCCTCGCCCCATCACCGGCCTCTCGGTCTCCGACGATCTCAAGCGCGCGGTGGTATTCACGGAGGACTACTTCGGCGACGCCTGGATAAGCCGGGTGACCGGGCGGTGAGGCCCCCCAATTACAAACTTTTGAACCGATCGAACGGCTGGTGACACCCATTACAGAAATGAATCGCCTTGCACGCGGTCGAGCCGAACTCACTCCGCTCCTCGGTATTCGCTGATCCGCAGTACGGACACTCGGCCGCCGGCCTCGCCCGCCGCAGTGTTACCAGCTCGGCGATCCCCCCCCGCGATGCTTCAACCGCACCCGGCGGAGCAATCCCGTAGTCCTTCAACTTTTGTTTAGTTGCATCGGTCAGCCAATCCGTAGTCCACGACGGCAAGAAAGTCGTTCGCACCCGCACGTCCCCGAACCCATGCGCATTTAGCGTCGTGACAATGTCACGCTCGATCACCTCCATCGCCGGACATCCCGAATAGGTCGGCGTCACGTCAACCCTTACGCCGTTTTCGTCGAACACGACATCGCGCACGATACCAAGCTCGACAATGTCGATCACCGGAAGCTCGGGATCCTTGACCTCGGTGAGAATCTCCATAATGGACTCGCGCGTCGCGGTGCGCTGCATCACCGTTCCGCCCCTGCGCGTCCCCTCATCACCACTCCGCACCGGGATGCGATCTCGCCACGATCTGCATCTCACTCAACATGTGACCGAGGTACTCGGTGTGACGTCCCTTGCGGCCGCCGCCAATCATTGCCGAGTCGGCGGGGACGGCGAGCGTCGCGCGAGTCACGACATCCGTCACAACGCTATCCCACTTTGGCTTGATTGCACGAAGATCGGATCCGACACCGCCGGCGAGCATCTCTTCATCGATCGCATCCGCGCCGAACATCTCAGGTGTGAATCGCCATATATCATCGAGCGCCTTCTGCGCGCGGGCATGACTCTCCTCTGTACCGTCGCCCATCCGCAACATCCACTCGCTGCTGTGACGCACGTGGTACCTCGCTTCCTTGAATCCCTTCGCGGCAATACCCGCCAGCTCCGCGTGTGAGCTCTGCTGAAGCTGCTCGAGCACATGATAACTGTACGCATCGAACAGGAACTGCCGCACGATCGTGTACGCGTAATCGCCGTTCGGAAGCTCAACAAGCTGCAGGTTCCGGAAATCCACCGCCTCGCGGAAGTATGCCAGCGCATCCTCATCCCGCCCCTTGCCCTCGACTTCGCCGGCGAGCTTCAGCATCAGCGTCGCCTGGCCTATCAGGTCGAGCGAGATATTTGCAAGCGCAATGTCTTCCTCGAGGATCGGCCCATGCCCGCACCACTCGGAGAGCCGGTGTCCCAGCACGAGCCGGTCATCCGCGAGACGCAGCAGGTACTCGAATAACGAGTCGCTCAAAATCCTTTCAGGCCGCGCGGAATCTTGTAGAACTGCGGATGACGATAAATCTTGTCCGCCCCCGGGTCGAACAACGGGCCGGCGTCTTCACTCTTCGACGCCACTATCTCGTTCGACGGAACTACCCATAGACTGACCACTCCACCACGCCTCGCATACACATCGCGCGCGTTCTGCAGCGCCGTCTCCGCGTCCGACGCATGCACGCTCCCCGCGTGCTCATGCGGAACCCCGCCGGTCTTCTGAGTGAAAACCTCCCACAACGGCCACTGGCTTCCACCGCTCGGCGCTGAAGCGTGGTCGCTCTGCGCGATAGTGTCGGACACCGGGCTCGCTCCATTCGCTGCATTCGACTCGCCCGGAGCGACGCCAATTAACGGCGTTTCTCCCTTACCGTCCCTCGCCTCTGCCATGAGCGCCGACTACGCCGCGCTCGCCTGCGCCGCACGCTCGTGCTTAGCCGCGTACGCCTCAGCGGCTTCACGCACCCACCGCCCGTTTTCGTGCGCATCCCGCCGCGCCTGCAACCGCTCGCGATTGCACGGACCGTTACCCTTAACCACCGCCCAAAACTCGTCCCAGTCGATCGCGCCGAAATCGTAATGCTCGGTTTCGGGATTGTATTTCAGATCGGGATCGGGGAGCGTCAGCCCCACAGCCTCTGCCTGCGGCACGGTTAGATCGATGAACCGCTGTCGCAACTCGTCGTTCGTCTTCCGCTTAACGCGCCATTTGATCAACTCGGCGGTATTCGGCGAATCCTTATCGCTGGGCCCGAGCATCTGGAGCGACGGCCACCACCACCGGTTCACTGCGTCCTGAGCCATCGCCTTCTGCGCCGGAGTGCCACGGGCAAGGGTGGCAATGATCTCATAGCCCTGCTTCTTGTGGAAATTCTCTTCCTTGCAAATCCGGATCATCGCCCTCGCGTACGGACCATATGAGGCCTTGGCGAGCACCGTTTGATTCACGATCGCCGCACCGTCCACGAACCAGCCGATCACGCCCATGTCAGCCCACGACAACGTCGGGTAATTAAAGATGCTCGAATACTTCGCTTTCCCCGAAAGAAGCTGATCGACGAGCTCCGAACGATCGACTCCCAGCGTCTCGGCGCCGCAGTAGATATAGAGGCCATGACCCGCTTCATCCTGCACCTTGGCGATGAGCGACATCTTCCGTTTGAGCGAAGGCGCGCGGGTAATCCAGTTGCCCTCGGGCAGCATGCCGACTATTTCGGAATGCGCGTGCTGCGACATCATCCGGATAAGCTGGGTGCGGTAGCGGTCGGGCATCCAGTCTTTCGGTTCGATTGTCTCGCCTGCGTCAATGCGAGCCTCGAAGGCGCGATTGAGTGCTTCCTCGCTGGGGCTGGGTAACTGCTGGTTCATTGGTATTTCCTCGAAGCAGGACGGCAATTGGCGATGCGGATTTAAACGTATTGGAGCCGACTGCTGAAAGTTACCCCGCTATCTTGTCCACGGATCGGGTTTCCGCGTTTTCCCAGGCTCTGCTCAACGACTTTCCTTACGCACACCATGAACACTGACCAACAGCTGACAGTTGAAGCGGGCCGAGTGAGCTCCGAAACAACAAATGGGGTTGCGACGATTACTTTCTCGCATCCGAAGAGCAACTCCATGCCGGGAGTCACACTGGCCGAGCTGGCGCGGGTAATTAGTGTTGCGGGCGACGATCCGGATGCGCGAGTGATATTGCTTCAAAGCGAAGGCACCGGTGCTTTCTGCGCCGGGGCGTCGTTCGCGGAGCTCCAGGCGCTCGCAGGGCCCGAGGATGGTCGCCGGTTCTTCATGGGATTTGCGAATCTGATCATCGCGATGATTCGCTGCCCGCGCTTCATCGTGACACGAGTGCATGGAAAAGCGGTTGGCGGCGGCGTTGGAATCGTGGCAGCGTCGGACTACGCGATTGCCGCTGAAGGCGCATCGATCAGACTTAGCGAGCTCGCGGTGGGTCTTGGACCGTTCATCATCGGGCCCAGCATCGAGAAGAAAATTGGCATGGGTGCATT from Gemmatimonadaceae bacterium includes these protein-coding regions:
- a CDS encoding DUF2207 domain-containing protein, which translates into the protein MIRILAFLVMWPVMQLAGQEHIVSYDSRVDIRRDGSLDVTEKIVVVAAGQQIRRGIYRDFPTRYRDRFGNQVKVDLEVIGVERNGKQEPWFTERMSNGVRINTGNDDFLTVPAQYTYTLRYRTTRQLGFFAKHDELYWNAIGTSWVFPIDSGTVEVRLPEAVPVERVTAEAYTGAQGARGSAYVAEVAAPGMARYRLTAPLPPNEGFTVVLTFPKGIVSAPGDAERAQSFLRDNRGVLVAFAGLLVLLAYMWREWSRVGRDPRKGIVIARYEPRPGQTPAGLRFMQRMGYDMRCFSADVLALAVAGYIGINRDEKFLKDEWRLDRGASASPPTPEPTQLALLQKLFSADRESVVLKNKNAAILSKVRDAHSKSLRGEFDPRYFKVNGGKVGIAIVIAVVTGGLAFIGSGGYGIPAIIVAVVLMLISVSIFARLVRAPTAEGRELLDEIEGLKLYMKVAERDELSQMRGPDEPSLDAKRYETMLPFAVALEVEDAWTDKFTQAVGEAVAATTANSMTWYSGRGPISNLGDFSNAIGSSLSSQISSASTPPGGSSGSGGGGSSGGGGGGGGGGGR
- a CDS encoding DinB family protein; translation: MNFDLNASLEVLARTPPALHALLSGLETRWTLPNEGADTFSPFDVVGHLIDGEETDWITRARIVLAKGPDITFERYDRFRHRERNAGRSLDSLLDEFSRLRTANLALVQSWQLQQADLDLPGLHPVLGSVILSQLFAAWVVHDLGHIAQISRVMAKQYRDATGPWERFLPVLTDHEQPRS
- a CDS encoding protein kinase; translated protein: MTSAFDRLSEDLAGQYRLEREIGAGGMATVYLATDLRHERQVAVKVLRPDLSASIGSERFFQEIRIAARLGHPHIVPLLDSGAVGAERATLYYVMPYITGESLRQRLAREGELPVPDAVRIMRDVADALAHAHDHGVVHRDIKPENILLSGRHALVTDFGVAKAVSDAAGRSRVTTAGVALGTPAYMAPEQAVADPHVDHRADVYALGVVGYEMVAGEPPFTGVTPQQVLAAHVTELPRHVTARRQGVPAALADAIMRCLEKKAADRWQTAGALLTQLELVQTPTGGSTPTDTRPYPAVSANAHRRWTVAAVAAALIVVVAALGIWGGRSFSSRSSAVSLRDRTQLTFTGRIQTPSISPDGKQLAYVTKECTETTCAYAVDVQDIGGAASRRVLEAAASAYFIEWSPDRRHLLVTGTIGRRWGTHLVALLGGQPRWVGTGGSFGGGATFFAGGDSLLLMPSTGIDSVQWIRVTTLAGAVHDSIRIETEGSRSAGIAAVPGTQWIILSLVKSSLLQQRIIDRQGREVGRITGPSGPVRTSGDALWQSGARDAIALWQSGAGEAVRAITRTPLDPSSGRLGSRTDTVYAGRFTSFSVTADGGALVVDDGAYQHSVYALEMSDVLAGRFPDSRRLARASTPIWAHLSPDGSRALLWRTVPATSGATEFRWSLRLFEGATESPLSLPAGTHRAFWEDPATLAISVLDGTGRSLSLLDIETGRRRHEFAVDSIAWDFEPLPGGGWMWIPDGGQTVQIHAAGQTRTVPKPPWYDVITEVSASPRGRAALKGWNVATSDSMRLSEISLTDGAVIPWATEFVDDGRFRVLADGSMFFLAWEAASTAVLYHVTAPGVQRRLGVVPRPITGLSVSDDLKRAVVFTEDYFGDAWISRVTGR
- the paaD gene encoding 1,2-phenylacetyl-CoA epoxidase subunit PaaD, coding for MQRTATRESIMEILTEVKDPELPVIDIVELGIVRDVVFDENGVRVDVTPTYSGCPAMEVIERDIVTTLNAHGFGDVRVRTTFLPSWTTDWLTDATKQKLKDYGIAPPGAVEASRGGIAELVTLRRARPAAECPYCGSANTEERSEFGSTACKAIHFCNGCHQPFDRFKSL
- the paaC gene encoding 1,2-phenylacetyl-CoA epoxidase subunit PaaC; amino-acid sequence: MSDSLFEYLLRLADDRLVLGHRLSEWCGHGPILEEDIALANISLDLIGQATLMLKLAGEVEGKGRDEDALAYFREAVDFRNLQLVELPNGDYAYTIVRQFLFDAYSYHVLEQLQQSSHAELAGIAAKGFKEARYHVRHSSEWMLRMGDGTEESHARAQKALDDIWRFTPEMFGADAIDEEMLAGGVGSDLRAIKPKWDSVVTDVVTRATLAVPADSAMIGGGRKGRHTEYLGHMLSEMQIVARSHPGAEW
- the paaB gene encoding 1,2-phenylacetyl-CoA epoxidase subunit PaaB — its product is MAQSDHASAPSGGSQWPLWEVFTQKTGGVPHEHAGSVHASDAETALQNARDVYARRGGVVSLWVVPSNEIVASKSEDAGPLFDPGADKIYRHPQFYKIPRGLKGF
- the paaA gene encoding 1,2-phenylacetyl-CoA epoxidase subunit PaaA translates to MNQQLPSPSEEALNRAFEARIDAGETIEPKDWMPDRYRTQLIRMMSQHAHSEIVGMLPEGNWITRAPSLKRKMSLIAKVQDEAGHGLYIYCGAETLGVDRSELVDQLLSGKAKYSSIFNYPTLSWADMGVIGWFVDGAAIVNQTVLAKASYGPYARAMIRICKEENFHKKQGYEIIATLARGTPAQKAMAQDAVNRWWWPSLQMLGPSDKDSPNTAELIKWRVKRKTNDELRQRFIDLTVPQAEAVGLTLPDPDLKYNPETEHYDFGAIDWDEFWAVVKGNGPCNRERLQARRDAHENGRWVREAAEAYAAKHERAAQASAA
- a CDS encoding enoyl-CoA hydratase/isomerase family protein, whose product is MNTDQQLTVEAGRVSSETTNGVATITFSHPKSNSMPGVTLAELARVISVAGDDPDARVILLQSEGTGAFCAGASFAELQALAGPEDGRRFFMGFANLIIAMIRCPRFIVTRVHGKAVGGGVGIVAASDYAIAAEGASIRLSELAVGLGPFIIGPSIEKKIGMGAFSAMAIDADWRDAAWAHGHGLYAELQPDVESLDAAVMKRVEMLRSSNPEAMAQLKRVLWEGTENWVDLLATRAATSGALAMSDFTSRAVGRRSG